In Perca fluviatilis chromosome 11, GENO_Pfluv_1.0, whole genome shotgun sequence, the following proteins share a genomic window:
- the gorasp1a gene encoding Golgi reassembly-stacking protein 1a, with the protein MGLSQSSEVSEGGTYGYHVHGVQPNSPAEMAGLQPFFDFILSLDNKRLNEENDLLKELLKANMERAVRMEVYSTKTTRVRELEVVPSTMWGGQGLLGASVRFCSYQGANENVWHILDVEPSSPAALAELQPHSDYIVGADQVLQDSEDFFSLIEAHEGKPLKLMVYNTQTDACREVVVTPNGAWGGDGSLGCGIGYGYLHRIPAHPDVSTAKPPNLVPEDKPSPELPTHGFMEAPLVAPSSQSEDALDLEQVTLQEAPLPPPVRRVMDPGFSDSEGAVVNPDPADLADRLDLSMSSIDMTNTALAMNEEKDGEISGVEELEDSVLLSSSADSQTEPQELSSQAAMDLTSALASTDTLSDSGVTTAEPSHLVTDLPGSLCESSDSLSSPMRELSLPVESLESPAEPSVPAEVPPCPSPVDLLQSSAVDEPMAADSPAQAIEDAAGPAEEPAEPLDMAPAHHCSHESDGNEPEEEPPLE; encoded by the exons ATGGGTTTATCACAGAGTTCAGAAGTATCCGAAGGAGGAACCTATGGATACCATGTGCACGGC GTGCAGCCGAATTCCCCTGCAGAAATGGCCGGACTGCAGCCCTTCTTTGACTTCATTCTGTCGCTGGACAACAAAAGACTT AATGAGGAAAATGACCTGCTGAAGGAGCTTCTGAAAGCCAACATGGAGAGAGCAGTGAGGATGGAGGTGTACAGCACTAAAACCACAAGGGTCCGTGAGCTGGAGGTGGTGCCCAGTACCATGTGGGGAGGACAGGGCCTGCTAGGTGCCAGTGTTCGCTTCTGCAGCTACCAAGGAGCCAATGAGAATGTCTGGCACATTCTG GATGTGGAACCCAGTTCACCTGCTGCATTGGCAGAGCTTCAGCCACACAGTGACTACATTGTTGGAGCAGATCAAGTGTTGCAAGAT TCAGAAGACTTCTTCTCGCTGATTGAGGCCCATGAAGGGAAGCCCCTGAAGCTGATGGTGTACAACACACAAACGGACGCCTGCAGAGAGGTGGTGGTCACACCAAATGGAGCGTGGGGCGGAGATGGCAG TTTGGGTTGTGGCATTGGTTATGGCTACTTGCACCGAATCCCAGCGCATCCTGATGTATCGACGGCAAAGCCTCCCAATCTGGTTCCCGAGGATAAACCCTCCCCAGAGCTGCCTACCCATGGATTCATGGAG GCACCATTGGTGGCACCTTCGAGTCAAAGTGAAGATGCGTTAGACCTGGAGCAGGTCACCCTCCAGGAAGCTCCTCTACCTCCACCCGTCCGGAGGGTCATGGACCCTG GTTTCTCAGACTCTGAAGGGGCAGTGGTGAACCCTGACCCTGCAGATTTGGCGGACAGACTGGATCTGTCCATGTCGTCCATCGACATGACCAACACTGCACTGGCTATGAACGAGGAGAAGGACGGGGAAATCTCTGGTGTTG AGGAGCTAGAGGACAGTGTTCTACTTTCGTCGTCAGCAGACAGCCAGACTGAGCCACAAGAGCTGAGCTCCCAGGCAGCCATGGACCTCACCTCTGCTCTCGCTTCCACTGACACTTTGTCTGATTCAGGCGTCACAACCGCTGAACCATCTCACCTGGTTACAGACCTACCTGGCTCTCTGTGTGAATCTAGCGATAGCCTGAGTTCCCCTATGCGTGAATTGTCTCTTCCCGTAGAGTCCCTAGAGTCTCCTGCTGAGCCCTCTGTCCCAGCTGAAGTCCCTCCCTGCCCGTCTCCTGTCGATCTCCTCCAGTCCTCTGCTGTCGATGAGCCAATGGCAGCCGATTCTCCTGCTCAGGCCATCGAGGATGCAGCAGGGCCAGCGGAGGAGCCTGCAGAGCCTCTAGATATGGCTCCCGCTCACCACTGCAGCCACGAGAGCGATGGGAACGAACCAGAAGAAGAGCCGCCTCTTGAGTAA
- the LOC120569010 gene encoding cysteine/serine-rich nuclear protein 1-like, giving the protein MYINHHRQTMRGTMKRKFAEVDGNPCYSSSSPPSSISSPASSEWESDGESGPSDNQDFTTHSPSSPTGLPIRSILKRPKLAGAQSNVRFDQVMVFSFPRCQGFASVYPVVKMPAPGHDGRHSTIRSNTRNRIKAGECNRQKKINKVRHTHRQIPDEDDDIHISDAELEDGGFLQPYSSKQRQALLQAAGVKRIDREEKRQLHALRISREACGCDCQGFCEPETCACSLAGIKCQEDRVNFPCGCTKDGCGNTQGRIEFNSRRVQTHYFHTVMKLELERRLQDETLCQEDQTGLPDNLQQYVDQDEAHLVQSAQDKSCPFGFTMEEDGLPLTMPATPPFHFTPERLVVEENSCSSDMTESCCSSSDSDAGGCVNGSQNLPDVNEGLSRALSICDSENDNYSTCSQRRHIGEPLMQHSSNSATYSTPTDSMGPLTANTFTDNMSRTSLTDYLDENANQARDFFDNDSLEGFPNTPSPTVDYFSGRYMDLSLSSDSDIEFFDSDYTSGPLHSSFKVQRHPDSFCHLQLFSSVNLPQYESSTYLLESLIGLTEPGPEQGYAVSNTQLL; this is encoded by the exons ATGTATATCAACCACCACCGCCAAACAATGAGAGGCACCATGAAGAGAAAGTTTGCAGAGGTAGATGGCAATCCCtgctactcctcctcctctcccccgtcctccatctcctcccctgcctcctccgAGTGGGAGTCTGATGGGGAGAGCGGCCCCTCTGACAACCAGGATTTCACAACTCACAGTCCTTCTTCACCCACTGGTTTACCCA TTCGGTCCATCCTGAAGAGGCCCAAGCTTGCAGGTGCACAGAGCAACGTGCGCTTTGACCAAGTGATGGTGTTCAGTTTCCCACGCTGCCAAGGCTTCGCCTCAGTGTACCCAGTGGTGAAGATGCCAGCACCTGGGCATGATGGGAGACACAGCACCATTCGAAGCAATACACGTAACCGCATAAAGGCAGGCGAATGTAAcaggcagaaaaaaataaacaaagtga GGCACACGCACCGGCAGATCCCAGATGAAGACGATGACATCCACATCAGTGATGCTGAGCTGGAGGATGGAGGTTTCCTCCAGCCGTACTCCTCAAAACAGCGCCAGGCTCTCCTCCAGGCAGCGGGGGTGAAGCGCATTGACAGGGAGGAGAAGAGGCAGCTTCATGCCCTGCGTATCTCCAGGGAGGCCTGTGGATGTGACTGCCAGGGTTTTTGTGAGCCAGAGACGTGCGCATGCAGTCTGGCAGGAATCAAGTGCCAG GAGGACCGCGTCAACTTCCCATGTGGCTGCACCAAGGACGGCTGTGGAAACACTCAGGGACGCATTGAGTTCAACTCCAGACGTGTGCAGACTCATTATTTCCACACCGTTATGAAACTCGAACTGGAGAGGCGACTGCAAGATGAAACACTTTGCCAAGAGGACCAGACAGGACTTCCAGATAACCTTCAACAGTATGTGGACCAGGATGAGGCCCATCTGGTGCAGAGTGCACAGGACAAGAGCTGCCCCTTTGGGTTCACCATGGAGGAAGATGGTCTTCCTCTCACCATGCCTGCCACACCTCCCTTTCATTTCACCCCAGAGCGGTTGGTAGTGGAGGAGAACAGCTGCAGCAGCGACATGACCGAATCCTGTTGCTCCTCCTCTGACTCTGATGCAGGAGGATGCGTTAATGGGAGTCAGAATCTCCCTGATGTTAATGAAGGGTTGTCACGTGCCCTCAGCATCTGTGACTCTGAAAATGATAACTACTCTACGTGCAGCCAACGGAGGCACATAGGAGAGCCACTAATGCAGCACAGCAGCAACTCTGCCACTTACAGCACACCTACTGACAGTATGGGGCCACTTACAGCCAACACATTCACAGACAATATGAGCAGGACCTCACTGACAGATTACCTCGATGAGAATGCAAACCAAGCTAGAGATTTCTTTGACAATGACTCTCTTGAGGGCTTCCCCAACACTCCCTCCCCCACTGTGGACTATTTTTCCGGCAGGTACATGGACCTGAGTCTGTCCTCTGACTCTGACATTGAGTTCTTCGACAGTGACTACACCTCTGGACCTCTGCACAGTTCTTTCAAAGTACAGAGACACCCAGACAGCTTTTGCCACCTCCAGCTGTTCAGCTCTGTTAATTTGCCACAGTACGAGTCGAGCACCTACCTACTAGAGTCTCTGATCGGCCTGACTGAGCCAGGCCCAGAGCAGGGTTATGCAGTCAGCAACACCCAGCTTTTATAG